A genomic window from Lotus japonicus ecotype B-129 chromosome 1, LjGifu_v1.2 includes:
- the LOC130731975 gene encoding peptidyl-tRNA hydrolase, chloroplastic-like — MSLLSAQNSSASITTVEIKKKEPWLIVGLSNPGKNYTGTRHNVGFEMVETIAKAEGISMKNNASFKAAFGKGVIGDSNVPVILAKPQTFINLSGQSVGAIVSYYKIPVNQVLVIFDDMDLPFAKLRLLPKGGHGGHNGMKSVINHFKGKNIGFPRLRIGIGRPPGKIDPAAFVLRSFTEEEREELDFTLQDGLESVRILLQEGFDKSATLVNSAK; from the coding sequence ATGTCTCTCTTGTCTGCTCAAAATTCTTCAGCTTCCATAACCACCGTAGAGATCAAGAAGAAGGAACCATGGTTAATCGTTGGCCTCAGCAATCCCGGGAAGAACTACACCGGCACTCGCCACAATGTGGGATTTGAGATGGTAGAAACTATTGCTAAAGCAGAAGGGATATCAATGAAGAACAACGCATCTTTCAAAGCCGCTTTTGGAAAAGGTGTTATAGGTGATAGTAATGTACCAGTCATACTTGCAAAACCACAGACATTTATCAATTTAAGTGGTCAATCTGTTGGGGCCATAGTTTCATATTACAAGATTCCAGTGAATCAAGTGCTCGTGATCTTTGACGACATGGATTTGCCTTTTGCGAAATTGCGCCTTCTACCAAAGGGTGGACATGGAGGTCACAATGGAATGAAGAGTGTTATTAATCACTTTAAAGGGAAGAATATTGGTTTTCCTCGTTTAAGAATTGGCATCGGCCGTCCTCCAGGCAAAATCGATCCAGCAGCGTTTGTTCTTCGCTCGTTCACTGAAGAGGAAAGGGAAGAGTTGGATTTTACCTTACAAGATGGATTAGAATCTGTGCGGATTCTTTTGCAGGAGGGGTTTGATAAAAGTGCAACACTTGTTAATAGTGCCAAATAG
- the LOC130739707 gene encoding uncharacterized serine-rich protein C215.13 encodes MGCCISKCRPDPKHSLQLQHQFNRHQIQDKLVISRTPPPPPITTLYPSSKHKITPSPSSPTSSSTSSLSSFTRTTTTSNTISSSASSISSASSSTLTSSKFDKSFSNEFLWSCYKENPHIARINSLKDASLSLTPRHHRNTINPSYINPSPPTPTKHYSSPQNGSFNSMPQKRMRSNSPTNLTRQKSLRKEPPMEPIIVTPSATNMINMRTSRTTLGSSSPSPSRRFIGDKCGNALGTTSINMRKDQGLKSTSTLNNNSQRFLHAGLRHRETCNLRVGSKIDETVVKDVMSSNHEVDATMMEDIDNPLISLDCFIFL; translated from the coding sequence ATGGGTTGCTGCATTAGCAAATGCAGACCCGATCCTAAACACTCCCTACAATTACAACACCAATTCAACCGCCACCAAATTCAAGACAAGCTTGTCATCTCAAgaaccccaccaccacctccaatCACCACTCTTTACCCTTCTTCAAAGCACAAAATCACACCTTCTCCATCCTCCcccacctcctcctccacctcctccctCTCTTCCTTCActcgcaccaccaccacctccaacaccatctcctcctccgcctcCTCCATCTCCAGcgcctcctcctccaccctcaccTCTTCCAAATTCGACAAATCCTTCTCCAACGAGTTTCTTTGGTCTTGCTACAAGGAGAATCCCCACATCGCTCGCATCAATTCACTCAAGGATGCCTCTCTTTCCTTAACTCCACGTCATCATAGAAACACAATAAACCCTTCATACATAAACCCTTCACCACCTACACCAACCAAACACTACTCTTCACCTCAAAATGGTTCGTTCAATTCCATGCCGCAGAAGAGGATGCGATCAAACTCACCAACCAATCTAACAAGACAGAAGAGTTTACGAAAGGAACCACCAATGGAGCCAATCATTGTTACCCCTTCAGCAACCAACATGATCAACATGCGTACCAGTAGAACAACGTTAGggtcatcatcaccatcaccgaGCAGAAGATTCATCGGAGACAAATGTGGAAATGCTTTGGGTACCACATCGATTAATATGAGGAAAGATCAGGGTCTTAAATCAACGAGTACGCTGAACAACAATTCACAGCGGTTTCTCCATGCTGGTTTGAGGCACAGAGAGACTTGCAATTTAAGAGTTGGTTCTAAAATTGATGAAACCGTGGTTAAGGATGTGATGTCGAGCAATCATGAAGTGGACGCAACTATGATGGAGGATATTGACAACCCTCTTATCTCCTTGGACTGTTTCATCTTTTTGTAG